A genomic stretch from Vicugna pacos unplaced genomic scaffold, VicPac4 scaffold_204, whole genome shotgun sequence includes:
- the LOC140695425 gene encoding melanoma-associated antigen 8-like has protein sequence MRDLHHTEADFQDPREAEDSMDEQDIWVEEEEEDEEEEDEEEEEEEEGGTSPLSPSSSSSSSSYSVLFLGTGEEAADSGTPSPTQSPQGVCPSPTAVAAPPWSQSEDNGLRSQGEEGPSSGQDPADAESRLQDALHLMMAELMGFLLHKYRTKQPTSKEEMLNAVLRDDQDHFPVVLSQASECLQLVFGVDVKEVDPREHLYVLVPTLGLTYDGMQDDGQSMPNTGLLVILLGVIVLEGDFAPEEAVWRALSKMGLCAGREHFIYGEPRELITNVWVQEGYVEYRQVANSDPARYEFLWGPRAYTETSKLQVLEHFLRVNRRGPSSFPSLSEERVSDEEEGA, from the coding sequence atgcgtgacctccaccacactgaagccgactttcaggacccaagagaggctgaggattccatggatgagcaggacatttgggtggaggaggaggaggaggacgaggaggaggaggacgaggaggaggaggaggaggaggaaggcggcacatccccgttgtctccctcctcctcctcctcgtcgtcttcctactcagtcctgttcctgggcactggcgaggaggcggctgattctgggacacccagtcccacgcagagccctcagggtgtctgcccctcccccacagccgtggcagcccctccatggagccagtcggaagacaatggcctcagaagccaaggtgaggaggggcccagctccGGGCAGGACCCGGCAGATGCCGAGTCCCGGCTCCAAGATGCATTACATTTAATGATGGCTGAACTGATGGGCTTCCTGCTCCACAAGTACCGCACAAAGCAGCCGacctcaaaagaggaaatgctgaatgcggtcctcagagatgaccaggaccacttccctgtggtcttgagccaagcctctgagtgtctgcagctggtctttggggtggatgtgaaggaggtggaccccagggagcacttgtatgtcctggtccccaccctgggcctcacctacgatggcatgcaggacgacgggcagagcatgcccaacactggcctcctggtgatacttctgggtgtgattgtcctggagggcgactttgctcctgaggaggcagtctggcgagcacttagcaagatggggctgtgtgctgggagggagcacttcatctacggggagcccagggaactcatcaccaacgtgtgggtgcaggaggggtacgtggagtaccggcaggtggccaacagcgatcccgctcgctacgagttcctgtggggtccccgggcctacacggagaccagcaagctgcaagtcctggaacatttcctcagggtcaatagaaggggtcccagttctttcccatccctgtctgaagagcgagtgagtgatgaggaagagggggcctga
- the LOC140695437 gene encoding melanoma-associated antigen 8-like translates to MRDLHHTEADFQDPREAEDSMDEQDIWVEEEEEDEEEEDEEEEEEEEGGTSPLSPSSSSSSSSYSVLFLGTGEEAADSGTPSPTQSPQGVCPSPTAVAAPPWSQSEDNGLRSQGEEGPSSGQDPADAESRLQDALHLMMAELMGFLLHKYRTKQPTSKEEMLNAVLRDDQDHFPVVLSQASECLQLVFGVDVKEVAPREHLYVLVPTLGLTYDGMQDDGQSMPNTGLLVILLGVIVLEGDFAPEEAVWRALSKMGLCAGREHFIYGEPRELITNVWVQEGYVEYRQVANSDPARYEFLWGPRAYTETSKLQVLEHFLRVNRRGPSSFPSLSEERVSDEEEGA, encoded by the coding sequence atgcgtgacctccaccacactgaagccgactttcaggacccaagagaggctgaggattccatggatgagcaggacatttgggtggaggaggaggaggaggacgaggaggaggaggacgaggaggaggaggaggaggaggaaggcggcacatccccgttgtctccctcctcctcctcctcgtcgtcttcctactcagtcctgttcctgggcactggcgaggaggcggctgattctgggacacccagtcccacgcagagccctcagggtgtctgcccctcccccacagccgtggcagcccctccatggagccagtcggaagacaatggcctcagaagccaaggtgaggaggggcccagctccGGGCAGGACCCGGCAGATGCCGAGTCCCGGCTCCAAGATGCATTACATTTAATGATGGCTGAACTGATGGGCTTCCTGCTCCACAAGTACCGCACAAAGCAGCCGacctcaaaagaggaaatgctgaatgcggtcctcagagatgaccaggaccacttccctgtggtcttgagccaagcctctgagtgtctgcagctggtctttggggtggatgtgaaggaggtggcccccagggagcacttgtatgtcctggtccccaccctgggcctcacctacgatggcatgcaggacgacgggcagagcatgcccaacactggcctcctggtgatacttctgggtgtgattgtcctggagggcgactttgctcctgaggaggcagtctggcgagcacttagcaagatggggctgtgtgctgggagggagcacttcatctacggggagcccagggaactcatcaccaacgtgtgggtgcaggaggggtacgtggagtaccggcaggtggccaacagcgatcccgctcgctacgagttcctgtggggtccccgggcctacacggagaccagcaagctgcaagtcctggaacatttcctcagggtcaatagaaggggtcccagttctttcccatccctgtctgaagagcgagtgagtgatgaggaagagggggcctga